A single Myxocyprinus asiaticus isolate MX2 ecotype Aquarium Trade chromosome 50, UBuf_Myxa_2, whole genome shotgun sequence DNA region contains:
- the LOC127438993 gene encoding ras-related protein Rab-11B-like has product MGTRDDEYDYLFKVVLIGDSGVGKSNLLSRFTRNEFNLESKSTIGVEFATRSIQVDNKTIKAQIWDTAGQERYRAITSAYYRGAVGALLVYDIAKHLTYENVERWLKELRDHADNNIVIMLVGNKSDLRHLRAVPTDEARAFAEKNNLSFIETSALDSTNVEEAFKNILTEIYRIVSQKQIADRSMHDESPGNNVVDISMPPTTDGFKGNKFQCCQNL; this is encoded by the exons ATGGGGACCCGTGACGATGAATacgattatttatttaaag TGGTACTCATTGGAGACTCTGGTGTAGGGAAGAGTAATCTGTTGTCCCGTTTCACTCGGAATGAGTTCAACCTGGAGAGCAAGAGCACCATTGGTGTGGAATTCGCTACCCGCAGCATCCAAGTGGACAACAAGACTATTAAGGCTCAGATCTGGGATACAGCAGGACAAGAACGCTACAGAGCCATCACATCAGC GTACTACCGGGGTGCAGTTGGAGCTCTTCTCGTCTATGACATTGCAAAGCATCTGACGTATGAAAATGTTGAGCGCTGGCTGAAAGAGCTGCGGGATCATGCGGATAATAACATCGTCATCATGCTGGTGGGCAACAAGAGCGATCTGAGGCACCTCAGGGCTGTTCCAACCGATGAGGCCAGAGCTTTTGCAG AGAAGAACAATCTCTCTTTCATCGAAACATCAGCTTTGGACTCAACAAATGTGGAGGAGGCATTCAaaaacatacttacag AAATCTATCGGATTGTATCACAGAAGCAGATCGCTGACAGGTCCATGCACGACGAGTCTCCGGGCAACAACGTAGTGGACATCAGCATGCCGCCCACTACCGATGGGTTTAAGGGCAACAAATTTCAGTGCTGTCAGAATCTGTGA